One Chloroherpetonaceae bacterium genomic window, CTATCCACACAGGGCGTGTGCATGCCGTAGTTTGGACAGAAAATGCGGCTCTGCTGCGTGCAAAAGGACTGCACATCAACTCGGATTTTGGCAAGTTTGTAACTGTGATGGCGACGCCAGAGGAATTAGAAATGCTGGTACGCATGCCTGAGGTGCAATATGTGGATATGATTCCGACCAGCGAAGTCACCGATGATGTGAGCGTGCCTGAAACTGGAGCAAATCTGTTACACGCAGGATTTTTGGGGGGACAGCGTTATACAGGACGAGGAGCTATCGTGGTGATTATTGATTCAGGAATTGACTGGCGGCACTTGGATTTTCGCGACCCAACCGATACGACCCGCACGCGCATTCTTTCCATCTGGGACCAAACGCTGTCAGCACAGTCAGGCGAATCACCACCCGCTGGGTTTAACTACGGCGTCGAATACACGCAAGCACAGATTAATGCGGCACTGGCAGGTGGCACGCCGCTCCGCACGAGAGACGAGAATGGACATGGCACCCATGTAGCAGGCATTGCAGTTGGCAACGGTCTGGCTTTTGCTGCTAGCACAGGTAACCTTGCCAATCGTCGCTTCATAGGCGTCGCCCCCGAAGCAGATATTATCGTCGTGCGCGCAGGAGTAGGCAGAGAAATTCGTGGCACGTGGATTGATGGTCTGCAGTATGCGCAAAATCGTGCCAGCGCATTGGGCAGACCTGTCGTGATTAACATGAGCTTTGGCTCAAACTTAGGACCGCGCGATGGCACCGATGCGGGCTCTGTAGCGATTGATGCCCTGAGCAATACACCCGGACGCATCTGTGTCGCTGCAGCAGGCAATAGCGGTGCGGATTCTTTGCACATTGCAGGTAGCATCGCAGCAGGTGGCTCTGCTACAATTGAATTTCAAGTTCAACGCACCACAGCCGCACTGACACCTGGTGCATCTAACGATGGATTCGAGTTTGAAGTGTGGCTAAATAACAACGCAGCCGTAACGGCTACGCTGACGGCGCCAAACGGTGGCACGCTCTTCACAGCTGCAGATGGACAGAGCGGCACAGCCTCTGACAACACGCAGGGCACAGTGGCGTTCTCAAATAGCGTTTCGGCAGGCAATGGTCACCGCCGCATCAGTTTCAGCGTCCGTGATGTGGATACCACGCGTCCTCCTGCTTCGGGCACTTGGCTACTGACGCTTTCTAACCCTAGTGCGCCAGTATCGTTTGATGGGTATCGCAATACACTAAGTGCGGCCTATACTGTGCGTCTTGTCGGAGGCGACACTCGCCAGACTATTGGAGGTGGCTTAAACAGCGCACGACGGGCGATTACTGTGGGCAGCTATGCAACACGCTGGTTCTGGCAAGCAGCTAATGGCTCAACATTCGGCCTAACGGCAACAGACCGCACAGGTAACATTTCCACATTCAGTAGCTTGGGGCCGACACGTGATGGACGCATAAAGCCAGACATTGCGGCGCCGGGACAAATGATTATTGCAGCACTCTCTGCGACTGCCACCAATCCCAGTCCACCAGCTGCTTCAAGTATTGCTGTAGGCGGACGGCATCAGGTTCTAAATGGCACAAGTATGGCAGCCCCACATGTAACAGGCGCAGTAGCATTAATGCTGGCCGTAAATCCTACGCTCACTTGGGAGCAAGTACGGACAGTGCTGCAACAGACGGCGAATGTGGATGCCTTCACAGGCAGCGTGCCCAACAACACATGGGGAGCCGGCAAGCTGGATGCGCTGGAGGCTGTAGCACGCACCGTTCAGAGCGCATCAACCGTGCGTCAAACCGTACTGGTCTATGACCAGAACATAGCAGGCTTTGCATTTGGTTTGCGCGACACCCGCCGCTTTGCCGTGCGTTTTACGCCAACAGTGTCAGGCCGCATAACTGGTGCATTTATCCGCTTAGTGCCTGCAACAGGGACTTTACCCGTAACAGGCACTGGACCACTAAACCTCGAGATTTTTAGCGACAATCAAGGTGTGCCGGGCACGCGCATCGGCAATCTGGTTACGCAAAGTTTCTTGCAACTGAGCGGTGGTAATGCATATCTGGATTTGCTCGGTGCGCGCGTAGATGTCGTGTCAGGCATAAACTATCACCTCGTGCTCTCACTGGCGAACCCCGCTTCTGGCGACACGCTGCTGCTAGGAGGCGATAATGGATCCGCACCTACTAACCGCTCATCGGTCTTCCAGAATGGACAGTGGGCAAATTTTGATGGACCAAACTCACCTCTTACAGGCACCGCACGAAGCTCTAACTTGATGATTCGGCCTATCATCACAACCGTGACGGGCATCTCTTCAGTAGCTGAAGAACGCACTTTGCAGCCGCTGCGATTTGAGTTGGCGCAAAACTATCCCAATCCGTTTAACCCCAGCACAACCATTCGCTTCACCATTCCACGAAGCGAAAGCGTGCAGTTAGACATCTATGACATTTTGGGGCGTAAGGTTGCAACCCTATTGCAAAATGAACGGCTCCCTGCAGGCATTTACACTGTGCCGTTCAACGCTGCAGCACTCTCCAGCGGTGTCTATTTCTACCAGCTTCGCGCTGGAACATTCAAAGACACAAAGAAAATGTTGCTGCTTAAGTAAAGCTGGTTAAGTAAATAAAACTGAACAATCGGAGCACAAACGCGCTCAAACCTTATGCCGGAACGAGGTGGGCAGCCATGCAACCTTGCAGTTTGGAATTACGAAAACCGTGCAAGCCATGTATGGGCACTATTGCATTCGCAAGTACGATTTCCTCTGGGAAGTGGCTTGGAGTTAGCTAAAAATCCAGACACAACGCAGCCTAATAATTGCCTCACTTGAACTGAGACACGCTATGCCAAAACTAACGATTCTAAATCTTCTTCTCTACATTGGGTTGCATCTTACCGTTGGCTTTTACCTTTTTCGCAAAGTCAGCCAGTTGCTTAGCGGCTTTGACATCAAGGATAGGCAGCGTGTGCGGAAGTGGGCAGGCTGGACGGTGGCAAGTTTGATGAGCTTACCAACGCTTGGCTTTGCACTGAACCGTATTGAAGAACTGCGTGGCTCACTGCTGAATAATACGATTTTCCTTATCGGTAGCGCGTGGATTCTTTGGGTAATGATTGCGCTGGTGCTGCTGGTGCCAGCCGATGTGCTAATGTGGCTGTTGCGGCGTCTTTATGCAGTCTGGCAGTACATTCTAAGTTACGCTCGCTTGCGCCGTCCAGCTGAAAGCACAGCGCCAGCGTTGCTCAGAGTGGAAGATGCTCCACTAGCGACGTTGCCCGCAGAAGATGATGTGGTGACGGTAGTCATGCCCCAGCTCTCACGCCGTGCATTTCTGAGGCAGGTTGCGCCGTTAGCTTTAGGGTTTGCCGCCCCCAGCGTCATTACGGGTTACAGCCTGCTGAACAATCGCACAGAGTTTATCATCAACCGAATGACCTTGCGCTTTCCAGATTTGCCGCTGGAATTGCAAGGACTCAAAATTGCACACCTAAGCGACATTCACTCCGGCATCTATATGCCCGAGCGCAAAATGGAGGAAATTGCCGAAGCGGTTAATGCTTTGCAGCCTGACCTTGTGGCAATGACCGGCGACTTCATAATGAGCCACAGAGATGAAATTGAGCCGTTTGTAAGAGCTTTTGTACGCTTGCGCTCAACGTTTGGCACATTCGCCTGTGCAGGAAACCATGATGAGTGGGTAGGACTGGAGCACTTCGAGGAGGCGATGCGTCAGCATCGGCAGCGGTTGCTGCGCAACGAGACCGCCGTGTTGTGTATTGATGGAGTGCAACTGAATGTGATAGGCGTGGATTTTGCCCGCTCAAACCCGCATCTCTTGAAAGAGGCTCTAAAGACCGCACACCCTGAGGGCTTCAAATTGCTGCTTTGCCACTACCCCGACTACTTCACTACGGCAAAGCAAGCTGGCGTGGATTTGATGCTCGCTGGACATACGCACGGCGGACAAATCGCGCTGGACTTGGGCGGCATTTCACTCTATCCGATTGACCTTTTCTACAAGTACCCGCGTGGGCTTTACGAGGAAGGCAAGCAAAAGCTGTATGTGAATTTAGGGGTAGGCTTTTCAGCAACGCCAATTCGCACTGTGCAGCCTGAAATTGCTCTCATTACATTGGCGCGGTTGTGATGCACCGCACAGCTGAGCAATGCCTTTACAAAAAATTGTGAAAACCTCAAAACTTTTTTGCAACCATTTTCGTTTATTAGGTTGCCCTGCAGTTTATGGTTTCTGCAAGGCTTTTTCATAGAGCACCTCCTTAAAGGCCGTCGACCCCAAAATCGGCGGCCTTATTTTTTACTACCCTAATTTCATCGTCTCGCGCACTTCTTGCATGGTGGCTTGGGCCACCTTGCGTGCTCTGGCTTCACCGTCGTGCAAAATGTCGCGCACGCGTTCAGGCTGAGCCGCCAGCGATGCACGCCGCTCCAAGATTGGCTCGAGGAAACGGGAAATGCTGTCCGCACAGCGTTTTTTGCACTCTACGCAGCCCAGCGTGCCGCTACGACAATCCCTATCAATTTCTGCCGTCTGAGCGGCGTCTGTAAATTTCTTGTGATAAGCGAACACCGTGCAGATGTCAGGGTTGCCCGGGTCACCTTTGCGCACTTTTTGCGGGTCGGTAACGGCGGTGCGCATCTTTTTCATCACTTCGTCGGGTGGGTCAGAAAGTAAAATCGTGTTACCGAGCGATTTTGACATTTTGGCTTTGCCGTCTAAGCCAACAAGGCGAGAAAAGCGGGTCAGTTTCCCTTCTGGTTCAGGAAAAACAGCGCTGCCATCTGGCTTGGGATACTGCTGATTGAACCGACGTGCAATTTCACGAGTGATTTCAATGTGCGGCAGTTGGTCTTCACCGACAGGCACAACTTCACCCTTGTAGAGCAGAATATCAGCAGCTTGCAAAACTGGATAGCCCAAATGCCCATAGACCACCGTTTCCAGTGCCAAATCTCGCACTTGCTCTTTAAGTGAAGGGTTTCGTTCCAAGCGAGAAGTCGTGATAAGCATTGAAAAAATGAGAAATAACTCAGTGTGCTCCTTTACCTGCGACTGGCGAAATACAGGGCTGCGCTCGGGGTCAATGCCGCACGCCAGCCAGTCAATGACCATCTCAATCGCATACTCGTAAAGATGCGAGGTGTCAAGGTTGGTGGTGAGTGAGTGGTAATCTGCGATAAGGTGAAAGTTCTGGTATGCAGGCTCACCGTTTGGCAAGCGTTCATTTTGCAGAGCTACCCAATTTTCCAGTGCGCCGACAAAATGCCCTAAGTGCAGCTTGCCAGTGGGACGCATACCACTTAAAATACGCTTGGTCATTTGAGCGTCAAAAAGTTAGGCGATGTGAGCTTCGTGGTAGCAGTGTCAACTGTCCAACGTATCTTCATGGCTCGAGTCATCTTCTTAGGTTAGACCATGCGAGGGAAAGCTATATGAAAAACGGCGCAAGCACGAGCGTAATCGTAGAAAGTAGCTTAATGAGCACATGGAGCGACGGGCCGGCCGTATCCTTAAATGGGTCGCCCACCGTATCACCAACGACGGCAGCCTTGTGCTTGTCAGAGCCCTTGCCTGTGTTGGCAGCTTTATCACGCTTTTCGGTTTCAATAAACTTTTTGGCATTGTCCCAAGCACCCCCTGCATTGTTGAGAAAGAGCGCCATCAGAATACCAGCAATCGTGCCAATCATTAGTAGCCCTGCCACGACTTCTGCGCCCGTTGCGCCCGTTTTGCCATTGAGGGTATAAATCGCCTTGAAAAGCACACCGACCGCAATTGGTGTTAGCACCACCAGCGCACCCGGCGTAACCATCTGCCTAAGGGCAGAGGCTGTAACGATATCCACACAGGTGCGGTAGTCAGGCTTGAAATCAGCGGTAAATTCAATTTCACCGCTGGCGTTGCGTCTGAGCGCAGAAAATTGCCGACGCACTTCAACAATCACCGCTTGTGCAGCCTTGCCTACGGCACGAATCGCAAAGGAACTGAACACAAAGACAAGCATTGCCCCAATCATGCCACCAATAAACACCTCAGGCTTGGAAAGATTGACAGCCTCGAGCGGCGCTCCGTAGTTGCGCAGTTCATCAAGGTAGGCACTGAAAAGCAAAAACGCAGCCAGTCCTGCTGACCCAACTGCGTAGCCCTTGGTCAGGGCTTTTGTCGTATTGCCAACTGCATCGAGCTTGTCGGTCTTTTCACGCACTGACTCAGGTTGCTCCGACATTTCCACAATGCCACCAGCATTATCGGTAATCGGGCCAAAGGTATCCATTGCCAAAATGTAAGCCGCTGTGCCAAGCATGCCTAATGTAGCCACAGCAGTGCCAAATAGTCCTGCATCTTTCAAGCCAGAAGAGCTGCCTAAGTAGTAAGCGACGATAATCGCAGCGGAGATAGTAAGAATCGGAAAGGCAGTGCTTTCCAGCCCTACTGCGATGCCGCCAATCACATTGGTAGCAGGCCCTGTCTTAGACGATTCTGCAATAGAGAGCACAGGGCGATATCGATACTCCGTGTAATACTGCGTGAGGTAGACAAACATTAGAGCTGTCGCCAAACCAACCAATCCGCAGAGGAAGAAATTAAGCCAATAAGCCCCCAAGAGCCACTTGGTTGCAACAAAGAAGCCAACTGCGGAAAGGGCGGTGGCCACATAGTAGCCACGGTTCAGCGCATTCATTGGGTTTTCATTGCCATCGGTTTTCACAACGAGCACCCCGATAAGAGAGGCAATCAGGCCAAACCCATTTGCAATCAGCGGAAAAAGCAGAACGCCTAAGATGGGAAGACTCTCCTGCTCAAATTGTGCTTGGTTGGAGAGATAAAGTCCAGCGGCAATAATCATTGCGCCGATATTTTCAGCAGAGATAGATTCAAAAAGATCAGCACCACGACCGGCGCAGTCGCCAACGTTATCGCCAACAAGGTCGGCAATGACAGCTGGATTGCGAGGGTCGTCTTCGGGAATGCCGGCTTCGACTTTGCCCACAAGGTCAGCCCCCACATCAGCGGCTTTGGTGTAGATACCGCCCCCAAGCTGAGCAAAAAGTGCCACAAACGATGCCCCAAAGCCAAACCCCGCAATCAACAGTGGAATCTTTGCAGGTGA contains:
- a CDS encoding S8 family peptidase → MNRQRVVLSLLLLLSTAWPLVAQKRPIALSELERAKLHPTFQEMLRAVRNATSSSNKFPEAFNLLWREATIHTGRVHAVVWTENAALLRAKGLHINSDFGKFVTVMATPEELEMLVRMPEVQYVDMIPTSEVTDDVSVPETGANLLHAGFLGGQRYTGRGAIVVIIDSGIDWRHLDFRDPTDTTRTRILSIWDQTLSAQSGESPPAGFNYGVEYTQAQINAALAGGTPLRTRDENGHGTHVAGIAVGNGLAFAASTGNLANRRFIGVAPEADIIVVRAGVGREIRGTWIDGLQYAQNRASALGRPVVINMSFGSNLGPRDGTDAGSVAIDALSNTPGRICVAAAGNSGADSLHIAGSIAAGGSATIEFQVQRTTAALTPGASNDGFEFEVWLNNNAAVTATLTAPNGGTLFTAADGQSGTASDNTQGTVAFSNSVSAGNGHRRISFSVRDVDTTRPPASGTWLLTLSNPSAPVSFDGYRNTLSAAYTVRLVGGDTRQTIGGGLNSARRAITVGSYATRWFWQAANGSTFGLTATDRTGNISTFSSLGPTRDGRIKPDIAAPGQMIIAALSATATNPSPPAASSIAVGGRHQVLNGTSMAAPHVTGAVALMLAVNPTLTWEQVRTVLQQTANVDAFTGSVPNNTWGAGKLDALEAVARTVQSASTVRQTVLVYDQNIAGFAFGLRDTRRFAVRFTPTVSGRITGAFIRLVPATGTLPVTGTGPLNLEIFSDNQGVPGTRIGNLVTQSFLQLSGGNAYLDLLGARVDVVSGINYHLVLSLANPASGDTLLLGGDNGSAPTNRSSVFQNGQWANFDGPNSPLTGTARSSNLMIRPIITTVTGISSVAEERTLQPLRFELAQNYPNPFNPSTTIRFTIPRSESVQLDIYDILGRKVATLLQNERLPAGIYTVPFNAAALSSGVYFYQLRAGTFKDTKKMLLLK
- a CDS encoding metallophosphoesterase codes for the protein MPKLTILNLLLYIGLHLTVGFYLFRKVSQLLSGFDIKDRQRVRKWAGWTVASLMSLPTLGFALNRIEELRGSLLNNTIFLIGSAWILWVMIALVLLVPADVLMWLLRRLYAVWQYILSYARLRRPAESTAPALLRVEDAPLATLPAEDDVVTVVMPQLSRRAFLRQVAPLALGFAAPSVITGYSLLNNRTEFIINRMTLRFPDLPLELQGLKIAHLSDIHSGIYMPERKMEEIAEAVNALQPDLVAMTGDFIMSHRDEIEPFVRAFVRLRSTFGTFACAGNHDEWVGLEHFEEAMRQHRQRLLRNETAVLCIDGVQLNVIGVDFARSNPHLLKEALKTAHPEGFKLLLCHYPDYFTTAKQAGVDLMLAGHTHGGQIALDLGGISLYPIDLFYKYPRGLYEEGKQKLYVNLGVGFSATPIRTVQPEIALITLARL
- the trpS gene encoding tryptophan--tRNA ligase translates to MTKRILSGMRPTGKLHLGHFVGALENWVALQNERLPNGEPAYQNFHLIADYHSLTTNLDTSHLYEYAIEMVIDWLACGIDPERSPVFRQSQVKEHTELFLIFSMLITTSRLERNPSLKEQVRDLALETVVYGHLGYPVLQAADILLYKGEVVPVGEDQLPHIEITREIARRFNQQYPKPDGSAVFPEPEGKLTRFSRLVGLDGKAKMSKSLGNTILLSDPPDEVMKKMRTAVTDPQKVRKGDPGNPDICTVFAYHKKFTDAAQTAEIDRDCRSGTLGCVECKKRCADSISRFLEPILERRASLAAQPERVRDILHDGEARARKVAQATMQEVRETMKLG
- a CDS encoding sodium-translocating pyrophosphatase; the protein is MELSFVFSAAGIGLLFALFLTRQVLSSDMGSDAMRRISDAIKEGAEAFLSRQNRTIFLLAILTALLLFILYAFLRATTEHDPVQNPVALALWTMLAFVVGALCSVVSGYIGMWVSIRANIRTAAAATRSLNEALRIALRGGAVSGFLVVTLSLLGITTLFSIINALNITSPAKIPLLIAGFGFGASFVALFAQLGGGIYTKAADVGADLVGKVEAGIPEDDPRNPAVIADLVGDNVGDCAGRGADLFESISAENIGAMIIAAGLYLSNQAQFEQESLPILGVLLFPLIANGFGLIASLIGVLVVKTDGNENPMNALNRGYYVATALSAVGFFVATKWLLGAYWLNFFLCGLVGLATALMFVYLTQYYTEYRYRPVLSIAESSKTGPATNVIGGIAVGLESTAFPILTISAAIIVAYYLGSSSGLKDAGLFGTAVATLGMLGTAAYILAMDTFGPITDNAGGIVEMSEQPESVREKTDKLDAVGNTTKALTKGYAVGSAGLAAFLLFSAYLDELRNYGAPLEAVNLSKPEVFIGGMIGAMLVFVFSSFAIRAVGKAAQAVIVEVRRQFSALRRNASGEIEFTADFKPDYRTCVDIVTASALRQMVTPGALVVLTPIAVGVLFKAIYTLNGKTGATGAEVVAGLLMIGTIAGILMALFLNNAGGAWDNAKKFIETEKRDKAANTGKGSDKHKAAVVGDTVGDPFKDTAGPSLHVLIKLLSTITLVLAPFFI